From the Rhea pennata isolate bPtePen1 chromosome 1, bPtePen1.pri, whole genome shotgun sequence genome, the window GAGCGCACTTTTGAAGTTGAGGTAGAAAATGAACTTCAGGTTTCATACAACAGTGGAACTAAATTAGCAGCTCTCTCCTGCTGAACAGAGGTGCTCTCATCACCTCACTCCTGTTACCAGCTCTGATGCTCACCTCATTCTATAATAAGGTAATCCAACTAATtaatttcagtgtcttttttttaatacaaagtcCTGCTTTTGCCATTATTAAGTTTTGAATCACAGCACTGTGTGCTTGCATTAGCTGCAACAACTGCAGGCCGTTAATTCAGCTTAAGCCAAATAGAACTGCAGTTTTTATGGGCTGCTGCTTGTAGAACAGTTTAACTACtatgcagttaaaaaaagaagaaaaaaaaaaaaacatacactaCAGTAGTGCTACTAGTTCtgcaaacagttaaaaaaaatgccactgcATTTGGAAAAGATCCTGCTTCTGTAACCATTTGTTGTATACATGCCTTTCAGCAGCCTAAGCAAAGAGAACACCTACTTTCTGGAAGCAGTTGGGTTTAATAGCAAACTAGCTACCAAGCTATTCCAGGCACCCCCAAGAACAATACTTTAAGGCCACCACAGCTGGCACCTTTGCTGCCAGTATCACTGCCAGCAGTACTCGTAATTGCTTTTTTTACAGGCATTTCTGTGACAAGCACTGATTCTTACCTGTGACTTTCACACCTCACAAAAGTCATTATTTTCTATTAGACTCCATGcttttgcaggaaaaagaaaaggaatataaataTGACTTCTGTGACTCTGACCTACTTTAAGCCCCAACTAGACTTCTTTTAAGGCAGCTTGCTAGAACACTAGAGTTATACATCAAAGTTACCTGTAATGGACTGTCTGCCTTGCATCCACAATAGAAAACCATCACACCAGTTGAAGGAAGAGCTGTCTGTATTAAGTTTACAATTCAGATGAGGGAAGCAAAGTGGAGACAAGGTAACACTTACTTATACATCTAATAAAATCACTTGCCCCTCCCCACCCTGCCAAGCAGCTATGTCATGAATCAGAGAACAGTTCATAGtcctacaaaacaaaacagaacaaataggGAGCTAAGGCACATGTTGAGGGAACTGAGCACATCCCAGCACTCATGTTCGTTCCTACCCATGGACAGCTGCATTGGTCAGACCAAAAGGTCCTCTTGATTCCTTGTATCCCATTGCTGTGGGTGGCCAGTAGCCATCTGTTCCAACAGAGCGATCTCTGTGGAGAGCACCTgagagcagggcaggcaggCTGCCTCTCCTTCACCCTCCCCGCGTGCTGCAGTTCAGTCAGATGACTCTCCGATGTCCAGTGACTGTGGTTACACGGAAGCCAGCTGGCCAAGTCAAAGATTTTCAAGTGTTCAAGGACTTTTGGCAgttgacaagaaaaaaaaaaagtcaaattcttTCCCCTTGTCTAGCAAAGCCTTCCCAAAGCAACTTTTACAACTAGCAGTGAAGTATACAACacttttttaataacattacAGTAATTCTCCAAATTTTTGAAACATATTCATAAGGTTGGTTCTCAAGCAAGTAATTATAAGCCAAAGGATGTTTTGCTTCCATTAGGCAAAGGGACTTcttcataaattattttgagaTAAGGGGATTTCATAGGTAAAAACCAGTATTCCAAGTTGTAAAAGAGGTAAAACTGATGATTCAAGATGACAtgatcaattatttttaaaagatccaCAAAGAACTCTCCAAGTGTCTGATGAGGTTTGAACGGATAGTAGAAGTCTCTTATAGCTGCAGCCAATGTCTTGTTTCCCAGAGGTCCAAAAATAGATGTTTCATTTCCCAAATAAATGGGTTCTCCACTGAATAAAATTATGCTGGTATAGTTTGTTTGTATCTTATTAAATACAGCTCCTAAGTCAGCCAGCTTCTGGTATGTTCTCAATATAAATTTAGAGCATTCATAAGAATCAAACCATATTACTGATTGTTTGTCAGGACTTGCTTGAACTGTCCAGGTCTCATAATAAATGCCAGTCTCATTGTCATATTTTACCCATTTTGCCATTTCATTAAACATGGTTCCTGTAGGAGAGGAAAATAAGCGTTACAGAAACAAGTTAACggaaatattcagaaattcatGATTCAAAATATCTTCCATCCAGCAAAAGTTTTATCTACAACATCCTATCTATACAAAGATACCCACTGaataaactgtatttatatatgttatTTCAATCAatcatatttcctttttctgaccTATTTCCTGCTACTATTCCAAACCTTCCAAACTTCAGAGCACCACAACAcctgatattttcttttatacatGTGGAAAAAGAGTAGGTTATGCTACCTACAACTGAAGTTGACAAAGCATTCCCGAGTGCAACAGGTATTTCAGCACTTTCTACAATTTTATCCTTATTCAGCAACTTAGCTCAGATTTTTTCATGCCTCTTCCCAAAGGAATCCACCTAACCTCAGAGTGcggcactttttttttcagcagctcCTGAGCTAGCAAAATTGGATTAAGCCAAAAGATACAAGCAGAACATGAAGGCCAGTACATTTAAAGATCTGgagagttatttttatttaaaatatgtttggaGTATTCTGGTTATGGGCCACTTCACCACTGAAATCAAGAAGACATCTCTAACTCAGCTCATCTCTCTGGTTGCTCCTTACAGGCAATGTACCTGCCTCTTCAAAGCAGAGCTCTAGGGCTTCTTCTGTTTTCCCCATGCTCCTAGCAACACATCCCAGCCTAGGCCCATTCTCCATTTTCGCAGTCCCTGTTAAATTGTATACAACCACTTTGACTCAGACCAGTCTAGCACCTCACCTCTGTAGCGCAGCCAAgttctgtaatttctttttgtgtggTATGTTAGAAGACACGATCATATGACCGTTGTAATTATGTGCTCTAAGCCATGATCTCCATTTTGTTGCAAGTTACTGTCCTCCCAGCAGAGACACAGTAACTGTGCTGGGAAGCTGCTGAGGAATGGTTAGGTAAGACTGCTGCAACCCAAGAGATGAGCAGCAGTTGCCTTGCAATTCAGAGTATGGTAACTAGTGGTCCGCATCTGTCACTAATACCTCCCTGCATGCAACAAAGTCTCTCACTCACATCAAGTCTGAATTTACTGCAATTTTCCATTTGTCGAGAGCAGTGAAGAGAACTGCATGCTACATATCTCACCCCCAAACAAGGTGAAGGTCGGATTCTCCCTTCATTAGAGAGAATGTTAATGCATCTCATAGTCATACTTTAGGGTAAGGCATGCTTGTAAGCGATTACTCAGAGCAACTAAAGCTCACACATTCACCTTCTAGGTTACCCCAGTGTAACTTTTTCTTCACTTAAGAACTTTGGGGCTTCACAATAAACATAACAATCATTCTGTTTATTGACAGTTGTTGgatacttattttttaattgcccACACTTTGGTTTAATAAACTAGCAAGCCACAAAAATCTATATCAAGAACTGTACTTACTGTACACTATAGATGGGCTTGCAGCTGCCCCTTATCTTCTCTAACTCTGAGCAATTAGCTTCCTGGAGTATATTCTGCAACATATGTCACTGAACAGGATTTGTCTATCCTAATGAAATTGAGATGGACTTAATATAAACCTCTGGCCTTAACAACcaataaattaaacaaaaaaaaatgcactttaatGCATTGTGTCTCCAAGACAATACTGTTCTTCATGTTTTCAGTAAGTAAAAGAAACAAGACTTATAATTCTTCCAAGTGATTGAGgactgcaaaaaaagaaagttgccaaactaggaaaaaaaaccaaaaccaaaaccaaaaaaccccacacgCTTAAAGTAACATTCAAACCTAGTGGTTCCTCATTCAGGAACAGTTTAGCGGGCCATGTACTTATCTCCTGGAGTGACTTGCCACCTTACAAAAGTAGATCtgataaaatttttttaaattaagacaaATACCAGGAAGTGCTAGGCTTCAGAACACAAGTGCAAGAGGCTGCATGCTGAAAATTGAAAAGAGCACACTCATAAGCAGTGCCTTGAATAGTACATCCTTTCAAGGTATTATTGGTCATGGAGCTCATCTAACACACTGCACATCATATGTTTAAGCAAGattaaaagaaaccaaaaaccGTGGAATTGGATAACAAAACTATTCTAGAAAACTTTTGGAAGTTGTATCAAACCTTATTCTTCAGGGCTTAAGTCAGGCTCTTCCCACTATCCTTTTATGGGAAGAAAGAGTATGCCACACCTTCCTCctgcaaaatctttttgcaTGAAGAACTTAGTGCTGGACACTGTCTGGGACCTGTACTGTACTGAAGGAGCAGAGAGCTTCCATTGCACCCATGCTTTAGCATTTATATGTTTTACAGTATGATTTCAGATTTGACTGAGATATAGGGTATAAAAGGGCTCAGGTCATTGTATTCATAACTATCCAGATTATCTCCCCATCTCTACTCAAGCAGACCCCAAGAGATAAGGGagacttaaataaataaataaaaaaggatcaAACTCTGCATGACACTGTCAGAAGATGTCAAGCCAGTCAAAACCTCAGACTTGGGATATCCTTGCCTGATCTGCACAGTGTGGTCTCTGATACTGTTGACGAACAGCCCCATTTGATCTTGCAAGGCCAAAGATGGTCCaattgtttcatattttaaagctcCCTCTTATTAGACAGCATACTTTTTGTGTCCTCTCTGAAGGAAGTGAGTTTAGCTGATGATGCTGTCCATATGTGCTTGTGTCTACTCATCCTCCTCCACAGTAACTTCCAGATTCCTTGTCAAATTCAGTCAATTCAACTCTCAGAGACACTACCTTCCTAAAAGGTTTCACAGAAACAGAGAGTGAGAAAGAAGAGGGGGAGAGTAACAATGCCTCGACAACGTACCCGCAAAGCGTCATCTTTCTTAGGCATCAAATAATCTATGCACAGAGGAAGCATTACAAATTCCAAAgctgcatgaaaatatttaatgtggTATTCATACAAAAGAAGCCAACTTTATTAGGCATTAAGGAGTTTAGTCATGAGATACAAACCCAGAGGAAAGTAGCTCCCTTTATTTCATTGCTTAAAGAACCATCTAGAATTTCTAACTGCACCAAATAGGTATAATCTAGAGACTCAGTCCAGCAAGTCACTAAAAGTGAAAGGGGCCTAACATAAAATACCACATCTGTCAGTTGCAATCTTGTGCTCCACTGAGCAGTGGAGCACTTAATCATACTAAATTAATAGAGTAAATGGTTTTGCTCACACAAAATGCAACAGTCCTCAAAGAGCTTTGTCCATAATTTATTCACTGTATTACTGCCATAATGAATTGAATTTATTAGAGAGAGCTGTTTATTTTAGAGTTTCAATTTTCAGTATATACCAGGAAACAATTCTGGTGATCATCCATACATTTAGAGATGTAAATTCTGGTTTAGTTTTATGACATATGACAGATAGACCTATTATTGTAGACATCTGCACAGTTTTATGACACAAAGTGGgcaagataaaaatgaatttctaaatatgccttatttatttgttctgtaATGCACACATTTttacctcttaaaaaaaaaaaaaaaaaaaaaactcagctgtCATATGCAACTTCACAGTagaaggttttgttttggtgaAGCACGTCAGAAGAGTTCATAATAATTCTATATAAGCTGTTTTGCTATTCTTATACTCAAGAGACTCAAGTATTTTTATACAGCAACATCAATAGCAACatacagcaacagaaaatgaCACTCATTTAACATCTCTTCAGCGTGGGCTGTTCAAAAGGCAGTGGCCTCATATCACTTTCTATATTAAGAAGTGGATAgagaatttttctatttcaaactatcatgtttcaaagaaaaaggctcagattgcaaagaaggaagtccaatatcttggttttaaaatgtcaaaaggaCAACGTGCACCcagatcagaaagaaaagaggctatatgccAAATTGCAGTACCCTGCACAAAAGGAGAGCTGAGGGGATTtctgggaatggcaggattttgccgtaTATGGATCCCTAATTTGGGGTtgataactaaacctttatatgcagTCCTAAAGGGCCCAAGAGAATGGTTAGAGTGCACCCCAGAATGCCATGCTAattttgatgaaataaaaaagaaattgatggaagctccagcactgggactcccagatatggctaaaccctttcaattgtaCATGCATGAGTGGCGTCAGCAGGTGGCCTCAGGAGTAATGACCCAAATGCTTGGGAATTGGGAAAGACCAgtggcatatttttctaaataattagaTGAACtaagtaaaggatggccggCCTGCCTCCGGGCTATAGCAGCCACCGTCTTATTAATAGAAGAGGCCCGCAAATTGACTCTGGGACAGCCCTTAACATTTTTTGTACCACACGCAGTATCAGCAACTCTAAATTAAAAGGGGCATCACTGGATTTTCCTGAGCAGACTGGTAAAATGTCATGCTGTGCTATTGGAACAAGGAGATATTACCTTAAAGGTGGTATCGACCTTAAACCCTACTACTCTGCTACCTGGTGAAGAGCAAAATGAGTTACAAAATGACTGCTTGGCCACTATCAAGCAAGTATATTCTAGTCAGCCTGATTTAAAGGATAAACCCTTGCAGAACCCAGATGTGGAGCTATATACGGATggtagcagctttgtacagaatggagaaAGGTTGGATGTGCAGTAGTGGCTCagtggaaagaagtagaagctaaaccACTGCCACCGaacacctcagcacaaaaggctgaaatcattACTCTTACATAGGCCCTTGAAATCGGAAAGGGCCaaagaataaatacatatataatgaCTCGAAGTATGCCTTTGGGGTAGATCACACTCATGGAGCAActtggaaagaacgagggctcttaaattctgaAGGAAGCAATATATcgtatggacaagagatattgTTACaggcaataatggaacccaaagaagtagctataatgcactgcaaagcccaccagaag encodes:
- the CLN5 gene encoding ceroid-lipofuscinosis neuronal protein 5, which translates into the protein MGAARLCLLLLAWALCFSGGLCSARRRWPVPYRRFDYRPKTDPYCQARYTFCPTGSAVPLMKEEDVIEVYRLQAPVWEFKYGDLLGHLKIMHDAVGFKSSLTGKNYTMEWYELFQLGNCTFPHLRPGMDAPFWCNQGAACFYEGIDDAHWKKNGTLVLVTTISGTMFNEMAKWVKYDNETGIYYETWTVQASPDKQSVIWFDSYECSKFILRTYQKLADLGAVFNKIQTNYTSIILFSGEPIYLGNETSIFGPLGNKTLAAAIRDFYYPFKPHQTLGEFFVDLLKIIDHVILNHQFYLFYNLEYWFLPMKSPYLKIIYEEVPLPNGSKTSFGL